Proteins found in one Mucilaginibacter gracilis genomic segment:
- a CDS encoding oxygenase MpaB family protein — protein sequence MTGSDFFSNSLLNSKRLLGDPPADEFIRHVFADAEKKQQLQQWLKGECGREHLSFLTTTFPEVAFINNAANLPSWAQPDLMKAGSVFFARHSQIIMSLLGLLSLPYCYTAANGAMVLYLSGLIQKQTTKRLYDTAVFVWEVMAPDAFGIEGNGFEEVLRVRIMHAAVRYYTLQSQKWDHSWGFPINQEDMAGTNLSFSLIVVRGLRMIGFSVSHQDQMAFMHTWAVVGYLTGLNEDLIPQNAKMAQQLDLAIKQRQFRFSTHGQELTRSLTDHILAVNQSKATANDILGLMRYLLGDEIANLLAIKAPQLPAYKLLLIKIINVMKSFKQEGDSIKSYKIAYTTFKKENRELSKRT from the coding sequence ATGACTGGCAGCGATTTTTTTAGCAATAGCTTATTAAATAGTAAAAGGCTGCTTGGCGACCCACCTGCGGATGAATTTATACGCCACGTTTTTGCAGATGCGGAGAAAAAACAACAGTTACAACAGTGGTTGAAAGGTGAGTGCGGGCGCGAGCATTTAAGTTTTTTAACCACTACTTTTCCGGAGGTTGCTTTTATAAATAACGCGGCAAACTTACCCTCGTGGGCGCAACCAGATTTAATGAAGGCCGGCTCAGTTTTTTTTGCCAGGCATTCGCAAATTATTATGAGTTTGCTTGGTTTGTTATCATTGCCGTATTGCTATACCGCCGCCAACGGTGCAATGGTTTTGTACTTATCCGGCTTGATACAAAAGCAAACAACAAAACGCCTTTATGATACCGCCGTTTTTGTTTGGGAGGTAATGGCCCCTGATGCCTTTGGTATTGAAGGTAACGGGTTTGAAGAAGTTTTAAGGGTACGTATTATGCACGCGGCAGTGCGTTATTATACCCTCCAGAGCCAAAAGTGGGATCACTCATGGGGTTTCCCTATCAACCAGGAAGATATGGCTGGTACCAACCTTTCTTTCTCACTTATTGTGGTGCGGGGGCTCCGTATGATTGGTTTTAGCGTGAGCCATCAAGATCAGATGGCCTTTATGCATACCTGGGCGGTAGTGGGTTATTTAACTGGTTTAAATGAAGACCTTATTCCGCAAAATGCAAAAATGGCCCAACAGCTTGATTTGGCAATTAAGCAGCGACAGTTTAGGTTTTCGACGCACGGGCAGGAGCTTACCCGGTCTTTAACAGATCATATACTTGCCGTTAACCAAAGTAAAGCCACCGCAAACGACATATTGGGCCTAATGCGTTATTTGCTTGGCGATGAAATTGCCAATTTATTGGCCATAAAAGCACCGCAATTACCAGCTTACAAACTGCTACTCATTAAAATAATTAATGTGATGAAAAGCTTTAAACAAGAGGGCGATAGCATTAAGAGTTATAAGATAGCTTATACTACTTTTAAAAAAGAGAATCGGGAACTGAGTAAAAGAACTTAA